A single window of Sulfurovum sp. UBA12169 DNA harbors:
- a CDS encoding excinuclease ABC subunit A, with protein MIKIFGAKENNLKNIDLQIPKNKLVVFTGISGSGKSTLAFSTLYAEGQRRYIESLSSYARQFLGQAGKPNVDKIEGLTPAIAIDQKTTSKNPRSTVGTITEIYDYLRLLFARIGKQYCHECGKPISSMSASDIIEEVLKLPEGAKLVIMAPLVKEKKGTFADMFESLRHKGYVRAMVDGVVVRLDEEIELSKTKKHTIKVIVDRVVVKEESRDRIGQDVEKALKESYGEMEIEVLNFEELGLESEHFHYSEHLACFDCKISFEPLEPISFSFNSPKGACPACDGLGIRYTIDLKKIIDSDLSIDKGAIKIMYGFNKSYYTKFLTSFCEQNSIDIKIPYAELPSFQQKAILYGIGGTVDFIWKKHKLTREWPGVIRFAHDMFKEEKDLSEYMTEKVCDQCQGHRLKPSSLAVKIADKNIADMIDMPIDKSYAYFADEESFSHLNEQQSMIAKSILKEIQERLFFLYDVGLGYLSLSRDARTISGGEAQRIRIASQIGSGLTGVMYVLDEPSIGLHERDTMKLIRTLNSLRDKGNSVIVVEHDKETILAADYIVDIGPGAGKFGGHIVFAGDAAKLAKAKTLTADYMFGKKEINYPHNKPQNEWIEIKNVTLNNIKDLDVRIPLQNFVCVTGVSGSGKSSLILQTLLPVARELLNHARKVNKVDGVEINGLEKLDKVIYLDQSPIGRTPRSNPATYTGIMDEIRKLFAQTKEAELRGYKIGRFSFNVKGGRCEKCQGDGQIKIEMHFLPDVLVRCDACKGTRYNAQTLEVHYKGKSIADVLSMSVGEALEFFKAIPAIASKLKTLVDVGLDYIALGQNATTLSGGEAQRIKLSKELSRKDTGQTLYILDEPTTGLHFADIDRLTGVLHHLVDLGNSLVVIEHNLDMIKNADYIIDMGPEGGNKGGFIVAVGSPEELAKEYHATGSYTGEYLAKEFKEMQKRTSSKTSKS; from the coding sequence ATGATTAAAATTTTTGGAGCAAAAGAGAATAACTTAAAAAATATTGATTTGCAGATTCCTAAAAATAAACTGGTGGTGTTTACCGGAATCAGCGGAAGCGGTAAGTCAACTCTCGCTTTTTCTACGCTTTACGCGGAAGGACAGCGTCGCTATATCGAATCACTCTCTTCCTATGCCAGACAGTTTTTGGGACAGGCCGGCAAACCGAACGTTGACAAAATAGAGGGGTTGACTCCGGCAATCGCTATAGACCAAAAAACAACTTCCAAAAATCCTCGTTCAACGGTAGGGACTATCACTGAAATCTATGATTATCTCAGACTGCTTTTTGCCCGTATAGGAAAACAGTATTGTCATGAATGCGGCAAACCTATCTCTTCGATGTCCGCAAGTGATATCATAGAAGAGGTGCTCAAACTTCCCGAGGGAGCCAAACTGGTTATCATGGCGCCTCTGGTGAAAGAAAAAAAAGGTACATTCGCAGATATGTTCGAATCTTTGCGCCACAAAGGCTATGTACGTGCAATGGTAGATGGAGTGGTGGTGCGCCTAGATGAAGAGATAGAGCTCTCTAAAACCAAAAAACATACGATTAAGGTGATTGTAGACAGGGTGGTCGTAAAAGAAGAAAGCCGCGACCGCATAGGTCAGGATGTTGAAAAGGCACTCAAGGAGAGTTATGGGGAGATGGAAATTGAGGTGCTCAATTTTGAAGAGTTGGGACTTGAGAGTGAGCATTTCCACTACTCTGAACATTTGGCTTGCTTTGACTGCAAGATCAGCTTCGAGCCGTTGGAGCCCATAAGTTTCTCTTTTAATTCCCCCAAAGGCGCATGTCCTGCTTGCGATGGATTGGGAATCAGATATACCATAGATCTTAAAAAAATTATAGATTCTGATTTGAGTATAGACAAAGGCGCAATCAAAATCATGTACGGGTTTAACAAAAGCTATTATACTAAATTCTTAACATCTTTTTGTGAACAAAACAGTATTGATATCAAAATCCCTTACGCAGAGCTTCCCTCTTTTCAGCAAAAAGCAATACTTTACGGTATAGGCGGTACGGTTGATTTTATTTGGAAAAAGCATAAGCTCACTCGTGAGTGGCCGGGTGTTATCAGGTTTGCACATGATATGTTTAAAGAAGAAAAAGATCTTTCAGAGTATATGACTGAAAAGGTATGCGACCAGTGTCAAGGACATAGACTAAAACCCAGTTCTTTGGCGGTAAAGATAGCGGATAAAAATATTGCGGATATGATTGATATGCCGATCGACAAAAGCTATGCGTATTTTGCAGATGAGGAAAGTTTCTCACACTTGAATGAGCAGCAAAGCATGATAGCAAAATCCATTCTCAAAGAAATACAAGAAAGACTGTTTTTTTTATATGACGTTGGGCTTGGATATCTTTCGCTTAGCCGTGATGCCAGAACCATCTCCGGAGGTGAAGCGCAGCGTATCCGTATCGCTTCTCAGATAGGTTCCGGTTTAACCGGTGTCATGTATGTGCTTGATGAGCCTAGCATCGGATTGCATGAGCGTGATACGATGAAACTTATCCGCACACTTAACTCTCTTCGCGACAAAGGAAATTCTGTTATCGTTGTCGAACATGACAAAGAAACCATACTGGCGGCTGATTATATCGTTGATATTGGACCCGGAGCAGGTAAATTCGGCGGACATATTGTTTTTGCAGGAGACGCTGCGAAGCTAGCTAAAGCAAAGACTCTTACAGCAGATTATATGTTTGGGAAAAAAGAGATTAATTATCCCCATAATAAGCCGCAAAATGAATGGATAGAGATCAAAAATGTAACGCTAAACAATATCAAAGATCTCGATGTAAGAATACCGTTACAAAATTTTGTATGTGTGACCGGGGTAAGCGGAAGCGGCAAAAGTTCACTTATTTTGCAAACACTGTTGCCCGTTGCCAGAGAATTGCTCAATCATGCCAGAAAAGTCAATAAGGTTGACGGGGTAGAGATTAACGGATTGGAAAAACTTGATAAGGTGATCTATCTTGATCAAAGCCCCATAGGACGCACACCCCGAAGCAATCCTGCTACATATACAGGGATAATGGACGAGATACGAAAGCTTTTTGCGCAGACCAAAGAAGCAGAACTCCGCGGATACAAAATAGGACGTTTTTCGTTTAACGTAAAGGGCGGACGCTGTGAGAAATGCCAGGGTGACGGACAGATCAAGATTGAGATGCACTTTTTGCCCGATGTTCTTGTGCGTTGCGATGCTTGCAAAGGCACACGTTATAATGCACAAACCCTTGAAGTGCACTACAAGGGTAAATCTATTGCCGATGTACTCTCCATGAGTGTAGGAGAAGCTTTGGAGTTTTTTAAAGCCATTCCTGCCATAGCAAGCAAACTAAAGACTTTGGTCGATGTGGGACTTGACTATATCGCTTTGGGACAAAATGCAACAACGCTTTCCGGCGGTGAAGCCCAGCGTATTAAACTCAGCAAAGAACTCAGCCGAAAAGATACGGGCCAGACACTTTATATTTTAGATGAACCCACAACGGGACTTCATTTTGCGGATATAGATAGATTGACAGGAGTGCTTCACCATCTTGTGGATCTGGGCAATTCCCTTGTTGTCATAGAACACAATCTGGATATGATTAAAAATGCAGACTATATCATCGATATGGGACCCGAAGGGGGAAACAAGGGGGGGTTCATTGTTGCTGTGGGATCACCCGAAGAGCTGGCAAAAGAGTATCATGCCACCGGCAGCTATACGGGAGAATATCTTGCAAAAGAGTTTAAAGAGATGCAAAAACGCACCTCTTCTAAGACGTCAAAAAGTTAA
- a CDS encoding tRNA dihydrouridine synthase DusB codes for MKLDFSQPLYVLAPLAGYTDLPFRSVVKKFGADLTVSEMISSNALVYQSKKTIKMLEKSPLEDPYSIQLAGSDQNVMRRAVEYLNTLEGVSCIDLNCGCPAPKIVNNLQGSSLLTDLPKMGETIRTIKKYSNKPYTSVKFRLGFNEKNHIEIAKVCEDNGADFIAVHGRTRAGRYKAAVDYDAIREIKETVAIPIIANGDIDSPQKAKWVLDYTGADGVMVGRAAVGRPWIFHQMKEGMQEVSSELVKAVVLEHFDQMVAYYGEYGAILFRKHLHTYSKAGYQGASVFRDLINRIENAGEMREAASIFFSQPFLVHMQ; via the coding sequence ATGAAGCTTGATTTTTCTCAACCTCTCTATGTGTTAGCCCCTCTTGCCGGCTACACAGATCTTCCTTTCCGTTCCGTTGTTAAAAAATTCGGTGCAGATCTGACGGTAAGCGAAATGATCAGTTCGAATGCTTTGGTTTATCAAAGTAAAAAAACGATTAAAATGCTTGAAAAAAGCCCCTTGGAAGATCCGTATAGCATTCAGTTGGCAGGCTCTGATCAAAACGTCATGAGACGGGCTGTTGAATATCTAAATACGCTTGAAGGCGTAAGCTGTATCGATCTTAATTGCGGTTGTCCGGCTCCAAAGATTGTCAATAACCTTCAAGGTTCCTCCCTGTTGACTGATTTGCCGAAAATGGGTGAAACGATCAGAACAATCAAAAAATATTCAAACAAACCCTATACTTCAGTGAAGTTTAGACTAGGGTTTAATGAAAAGAATCATATCGAGATTGCTAAAGTATGTGAAGATAACGGCGCAGATTTTATCGCTGTTCATGGAAGAACAAGGGCAGGAAGATATAAGGCAGCTGTCGATTATGATGCGATACGAGAGATAAAGGAAACGGTTGCTATTCCTATCATTGCCAACGGGGATATTGATTCACCGCAAAAGGCGAAGTGGGTGCTTGACTATACCGGCGCTGACGGAGTTATGGTGGGGCGTGCAGCGGTTGGACGACCCTGGATTTTTCATCAGATGAAAGAAGGGATGCAAGAGGTTTCTTCAGAGCTTGTCAAAGCGGTCGTTTTAGAGCATTTTGATCAGATGGTCGCTTATTATGGCGAGTATGGGGCTATCTTGTTCCGTAAGCATTTGCATACGTATTCAAAAGCAGGATATCAGGGCGCTTCGGTATTTCGAGATCTGATTAACCGTATCGAAAATGCCGGTGAAATGAGAGAGGCCGCGAGTATATTTTTTTCTCAACCTTTTTTGGTTCACATGCAATGA
- a CDS encoding molecular chaperone DnaK suppressor DksA yields MLSKSQLEEFRIKLTARKAQIEKNLAGTALELDEMRNLDLNDEGDYAAASAESAVDSAILIQQRKELNEIELALDKIKKGTYGICEMCEEPIGRKRLEVKNFARFCITCREINEKEQK; encoded by the coding sequence ATGCTTAGCAAATCTCAGTTAGAAGAGTTTAGAATAAAATTGACTGCAAGAAAGGCACAGATAGAAAAAAATCTTGCCGGAACCGCACTTGAGTTAGACGAAATGAGAAATCTTGATTTAAATGATGAGGGAGATTATGCAGCAGCATCTGCTGAAAGTGCAGTTGATAGTGCCATTTTAATACAACAACGTAAAGAATTAAACGAAATTGAACTTGCTTTGGATAAAATAAAAAAAGGAACTTACGGTATTTGTGAAATGTGCGAAGAACCTATAGGCCGCAAACGGTTAGAGGTTAAAAATTTTGCACGTTTTTGTATCACATGTCGGGAGATCAACGAAAAAGAACAGAAGTAA
- a CDS encoding 23S rRNA (pseudouridine(1915)-N(3))-methyltransferase RlmH: protein MKINIIVIDKKSKELLYAPLIEHYKKIAKPFAKVEVIEIFDKEIAKAQDLSAIAAQRSYSNALQRYLSGGTAIALDPSSKEVDSFDFAKLLKDSAEINFFIGGAYGLERDFLIKCNYAISFGKITLSHKLVKVVLLEQIFRGLAINHNHPYHK from the coding sequence ATGAAAATTAATATAATCGTTATAGACAAAAAAAGCAAAGAGTTACTTTATGCTCCCCTCATAGAGCATTACAAAAAGATTGCCAAACCGTTTGCCAAAGTTGAAGTGATAGAAATTTTTGACAAAGAGATTGCTAAGGCGCAAGATCTTTCGGCGATAGCAGCACAGCGATCCTATTCCAATGCACTGCAGAGATATCTCAGCGGGGGTACCGCTATCGCTTTGGATCCTTCTTCAAAAGAAGTCGATAGTTTTGATTTTGCAAAACTGCTTAAGGATAGTGCGGAGATAAACTTCTTTATCGGCGGTGCATACGGGCTTGAAAGGGATTTTTTGATTAAATGTAATTATGCTATATCATTTGGTAAAATAACGCTTTCACATAAGTTGGTGAAAGTAGTATTGTTGGAGCAGATATTTAGAGGGCTTGCCATCAATCACAATCACCCATATCACAAATAG